Proteins from one Juglans microcarpa x Juglans regia isolate MS1-56 chromosome 1S, Jm3101_v1.0, whole genome shotgun sequence genomic window:
- the LOC121247099 gene encoding acyl carrier protein 1, chloroplastic-like: MIRPSTTHCSLGKFDLLVFCITPHFQPFCVFNLLYMIQLEVTCIHSLHLYIKIKYLIRGSHFISLLSVLDLKYLMATFLASSSPSATLDHCTPNMRSINFQCNSTPRTIGVPMIGGLRLVPKIKITEAARKSSRLPSCPKTTISSSIAQPETVQTVQGIIAKQLSIDESTVTPQTKFADLGADSLDTVEIMMALEEKFDVSIGEGGAENISTVQEAADLIEKVKAAAA; encoded by the exons ATGATCCGCCCAAGTACTACTCATTGCTCATTGGGAAAATTTGATCTCCTGGTTTTTTGCATTACTCCTCATTTCCAGCCATTCTGTGTGTTCAATCTCTTATATATGATTCAACTTGAAGTTACCTGCATTCATTCTCTGCATTTGTATATCAAGATCAAGTACTTAATTCGAGGAAGCCACTTTATATCTCTCCTTTCAGTACTTGATCTCAAGTATCTTATGGCTACATTTCTTGCTTCCTCATCTCCTTCGGCCACCCTTGATCATTGCACTCCCAATATGAGAAGCATCAATTTCCAATGCAACAGTACCCCACGCACCATT GGAGTCCCCATGATTGGAGGACTGAGACTggtgccaaaaataaaaatcacagagGCAGCTAGAAAATCATCTCGTCTTCCTAGTTGCCCCAAGACTACAATCTCAAGCTCCAtt GCTCAACCGGAAACGGTGCAAACTGTCCAAGGCATCATAGCAAAGCAACTCTCCATTGATGAATCTACTGTTACTCCCCAAACCAAGTTTGCCGATTTGGGTGCTGATTCACTTGACACT GTCGAAATCATGATGGCTTTGGAAGAGAAATTTGACGTATCGATTGGAGAAGGGGGTGCGGAGAATATCTCAACAGTTCAAGAGGCTGCTGATCTGATTGAGAAAGTGAAGGCGGCCGCAGCATAG